Proteins encoded in a region of the Flavobacteriaceae bacterium HL-DH10 genome:
- the htpG gene encoding molecular chaperone HtpG — protein sequence MTKGNINVSVENIFPLIKKFLYSDHEIFLRELISNSTDATLKLKHLTSIGESKSEYGNPIIEVKIDKEGKKLHIIDQGLGMTADEVEKYINQVAFSGAEEFLDKYKDSAKDSGIIGHFGLGFYSAFMVAEKVEIITKSHTDAPAAHWTCDGSPEFTLEASDKTERGTEIILHIAEDSTEFLEESRIRELLNKYNKFMPIPIKFGTKDINDPEHEPATITDKDGKETKEPHRKITVDDIINNPNPAWTKQPADLKDEDYSSFYRELYPMQFEEPLFNIHLNVDYPFNLTGILYFPKMGQDLNIQKDKIQLYQNQVYVTDNVEGIVPEFLTMLRGVIDSPDIPLNVSRSYLQADGAVKKISSYITRKVADKLKSLFNSNREDFEAKWNDIKIVIEYGMLSEDKFFEKADAFALYPTVDGKYFTYEELFNKIKANQTDKDDKLVILYASDKDAQHSYIETAKAKGYEVLLLDSPIVSHLIQKLESSKENITFARVDGDHINNLIKKDETTISKLDEDQTKALEDILKEVIPSEKFMVQLEAMDSNESPFTITQPEFMRRMKEMQATGGGGMNMFGNMPEMFNLVVNTNSELVGEILNTKTKKKQERLITQSLDLARLSQGLLKGEELTNFIKRSYEMIK from the coding sequence ATGACAAAAGGAAACATTAATGTATCGGTAGAGAATATCTTCCCCCTCATTAAAAAATTCTTATACAGCGATCACGAAATATTTTTACGTGAATTAATTAGTAACAGTACCGATGCTACTTTAAAGCTTAAGCACTTAACAAGTATTGGTGAATCTAAATCGGAGTACGGTAACCCTATTATTGAGGTTAAAATTGACAAAGAAGGCAAAAAACTTCATATTATAGATCAAGGTTTAGGTATGACTGCTGATGAAGTTGAAAAATACATTAACCAAGTGGCTTTTTCTGGAGCTGAAGAGTTTTTAGATAAATATAAAGATTCTGCCAAAGATTCAGGAATAATTGGTCATTTTGGTTTAGGTTTCTATTCGGCATTTATGGTTGCAGAAAAAGTAGAAATTATTACTAAATCGCATACCGATGCACCTGCTGCACATTGGACATGTGATGGATCTCCAGAATTTACTTTAGAAGCTTCTGACAAAACAGAAAGAGGCACAGAAATTATCCTTCATATTGCAGAAGATTCTACTGAGTTTTTAGAAGAAAGTAGAATTCGTGAGCTCTTAAACAAATACAATAAGTTTATGCCTATTCCAATTAAATTTGGAACTAAGGATATAAACGATCCTGAGCACGAACCAGCAACTATTACCGATAAAGATGGTAAAGAAACTAAAGAGCCTCATAGAAAAATTACGGTAGATGATATTATTAACAATCCAAATCCGGCTTGGACAAAACAACCAGCAGATTTAAAAGATGAAGATTATAGCAGTTTTTACCGCGAATTGTACCCAATGCAATTTGAAGAGCCTTTATTCAACATTCACTTAAATGTCGATTACCCATTCAATTTAACAGGAATTTTATATTTCCCTAAAATGGGACAGGATTTAAATATTCAAAAAGATAAAATTCAACTGTATCAAAATCAAGTGTATGTAACCGATAATGTTGAAGGTATTGTTCCAGAATTTTTAACCATGCTTCGTGGTGTTATTGATTCTCCAGACATTCCGCTAAACGTATCGCGTTCATACTTACAAGCTGATGGGGCTGTAAAAAAGATTTCGTCTTACATTACACGTAAAGTGGCCGATAAATTAAAATCGTTATTTAACAGCAATCGTGAAGATTTTGAAGCTAAATGGAACGATATTAAAATCGTTATTGAATACGGTATGCTTTCAGAAGACAAATTCTTCGAAAAAGCCGATGCTTTCGCATTATACCCAACTGTAGATGGTAAGTACTTTACTTACGAAGAGTTATTCAATAAAATAAAAGCAAATCAAACTGATAAAGATGATAAGCTTGTTATTTTATATGCTTCAGATAAAGATGCGCAACACAGTTATATTGAAACGGCTAAAGCTAAAGGTTACGAGGTATTATTATTAGATTCTCCTATTGTTTCTCACTTAATTCAGAAACTTGAAAGCTCTAAAGAAAACATAACGTTTGCTCGTGTAGATGGCGATCATATTAATAATTTAATTAAGAAAGACGAAACAACTATTTCTAAATTAGATGAAGACCAAACCAAAGCTTTAGAAGACATATTAAAAGAAGTGATTCCTTCTGAAAAATTCATGGTACAATTAGAAGCTATGGATAGCAACGAATCGCCATTCACTATTACGCAACCAGAATTTATGCGTCGTATGAAAGAAATGCAAGCAACTGGAGGTGGCGGTATGAATATGTTTGGCAACATGCCAGAAATGTTCAATCTTGTTGTAAATACAAACTCTGAATTGGTTGGTGAAATTTTAAACACTAAAACCAAAAAGAAACAAGAGCGTTTAATAACCCAAAGTTTAGACTTAGCACGTTTGTCTCAAGGCTTATTAAAAGGCGAAGAGTTAACAAACTTTATCAAGCGTAGTTACGAAATGATAAAATAA
- a CDS encoding YkgJ family cysteine cluster protein, which yields MNMSIERRVKLVEELFNKLDLEISEFQNNSQLHCLTGCGNCCTNPTMEASPLEFLPWAFYLFLNGQAEITLKTLNSKETQPICHIYSPLNLVDSTMGRCSNYKYRGLICRLFGYAATNDKYGKQRLVTCKIIKENQPDLYQDTTEAINNGLYIPIFTDYYMQLSQIDFNMGNVFTPINKALKLAIEEVLQYYAYRPFPGGLEKIA from the coding sequence ATGAATATGTCTATAGAACGCAGGGTGAAATTGGTTGAAGAATTATTTAATAAGTTAGATTTAGAGATTTCAGAATTTCAAAACAACTCACAATTACACTGCTTAACAGGATGCGGCAATTGCTGTACCAACCCAACTATGGAAGCCTCTCCTTTAGAATTTTTACCATGGGCTTTTTATTTGTTTTTAAATGGACAAGCAGAAATCACACTTAAAACACTAAACTCCAAAGAAACGCAACCTATTTGCCATATTTATAGTCCGTTAAATCTGGTCGATAGTACGATGGGGCGTTGTAGCAATTACAAATACCGTGGGCTTATTTGCAGACTTTTTGGTTATGCTGCAACTAACGACAAATACGGGAAGCAACGTTTAGTAACCTGCAAAATTATTAAAGAAAACCAACCTGATTTATATCAAGATACAACCGAAGCTATTAACAACGGATTGTATATTCCAATATTTACAGATTACTATATGCAATTATCGCAAATAGATTTTAATATGGGTAATGTTTTTACTCCAATAAATAAAGCACTAAAATTAGCTATTGAAGAAGTGTTACAATATTATGCTTACAGACCATTCCCAGGTGGATTAGAGAAAATTGCTTGA
- a CDS encoding CIA30 family protein, with product MIFDFNKDADIQDWNVVDDVVMGGISSSEFKLNADGFGVFEGHVSLENNGGFSSVQYQFEKVEVAKYRSIKIRLKGDGKNYQFRVKDNTSNYYSYITTFSTTNEWQVVEIALKDMYPSFRGKRLNTPNFSHDFIEQITFLISNKKNEDFKLIIDTIELI from the coding sequence ATGATTTTTGATTTTAATAAAGACGCAGACATTCAAGATTGGAATGTTGTAGATGATGTAGTTATGGGAGGCATATCGTCGAGTGAATTTAAACTCAACGCTGATGGATTCGGTGTATTTGAAGGCCATGTGTCTTTAGAAAACAATGGTGGTTTCTCATCTGTTCAATATCAGTTTGAAAAAGTCGAAGTAGCAAAATATAGATCTATAAAAATTAGACTAAAAGGTGATGGCAAAAATTATCAGTTTAGAGTTAAGGATAACACAAGTAATTATTATTCTTATATCACTACATTTTCAACTACCAATGAATGGCAGGTTGTTGAAATTGCTTTGAAAGACATGTATCCTTCATTTAGAGGAAAACGCCTTAATACGCCTAACTTTTCACATGATTTTATCGAGCAAATTACATTTTTAATTAGTAATAAAAAAAATGAAGATTTTAAACTTATAATTGATACCATAGAATTGATTTAA
- a CDS encoding FKBP-type peptidyl-prolyl cis-trans isomerase, translating to MKNILIAFTLILITSCSKDNAPVDYTTKNDEDIQAYIAENNLNAQKSSTGLYYVIDEQGNGENPIATDRVKVAYKGYLTNGTVFDESVDGFSFSSLQNLIPGWIEGLSYFSEGGKGKLLIPAHLAYGGNNNGAIPAGSVIIFDIELIYVNYETENDQEIQTYIADNDLVAEKTSSGLYYTMDVVGEGTQPTITDNVSITYKGYFTNGNIFDESSQSVSFDLKNLITGFSEGITYFKEGGSGTLIIPSHLAYGNTDVSVIPGGSVIIFDIELLSVN from the coding sequence ATGAAAAACATTTTAATTGCATTTACTTTAATTTTAATAACATCTTGTAGTAAAGATAATGCACCTGTAGATTACACTACTAAAAACGATGAAGACATTCAAGCTTATATTGCTGAGAATAATTTAAACGCACAAAAAAGCAGTACAGGACTGTATTATGTAATTGATGAGCAAGGTAACGGAGAAAACCCAATCGCGACTGATAGAGTTAAAGTGGCATACAAAGGTTACCTAACCAACGGAACTGTTTTTGATGAAAGTGTAGATGGATTTTCATTTAGCAGTTTACAAAATCTTATTCCAGGATGGATTGAAGGTCTTAGCTATTTTAGTGAAGGTGGTAAAGGAAAACTTTTGATTCCTGCACATTTAGCATACGGTGGCAATAATAATGGTGCAATACCTGCGGGTTCTGTAATTATTTTTGATATCGAACTTATTTACGTGAACTACGAAACTGAAAATGATCAAGAAATTCAAACATATATAGCAGATAACGATTTAGTAGCAGAAAAAACTAGTTCTGGGCTATATTACACCATGGATGTTGTAGGTGAAGGTACGCAGCCAACCATTACAGACAATGTATCTATAACTTACAAAGGCTATTTTACAAATGGTAATATATTTGATGAAAGCTCACAAAGCGTAAGTTTCGATTTAAAAAATTTAATAACAGGTTTTTCTGAAGGTATTACTTATTTTAAAGAAGGCGGAAGCGGAACCCTGATTATACCATCCCATTTAGCTTATGGAAATACTGATGTTTCTGTAATACCAGGTGGATCTGTTATAATTTTTGATATTGAACTGCTTTCTGTAAACTAA
- a CDS encoding DUF1080 domain-containing protein produces MKHFLCHFLLLLFLLGFQLGYTQKTKNLFNSTNLKGWYAFEAKTGKHNKASEVFKVENNMIRLYGKDAGYLMTKKSFKNFELTLEFKWNTDTLYARKNNKKNSGVMYLVNKKARDTLWPKGVQFQVKEGGTGDFILLQGVTINVNGKKTESGRSVVSKRFIDAENPIGEWNSIVITCKDGFIEQKLNGTLVNSGTDVSVLNGRILLQYEGFPIDFRNIEIMSL; encoded by the coding sequence ATGAAACACTTTTTGTGTCATTTTTTACTTCTTCTATTCCTTTTAGGTTTTCAACTAGGATATACTCAAAAAACCAAAAACCTTTTTAATTCAACAAATTTAAAAGGTTGGTATGCTTTTGAAGCTAAAACAGGCAAACACAACAAGGCTTCTGAAGTTTTTAAAGTTGAAAACAATATGATACGCTTGTATGGTAAAGATGCTGGATACTTAATGACTAAAAAATCATTTAAAAATTTCGAATTAACTTTAGAATTCAAATGGAACACAGATACTTTGTATGCCAGAAAGAACAATAAAAAGAATAGTGGTGTAATGTATTTAGTAAATAAAAAAGCACGTGATACGTTATGGCCAAAAGGTGTTCAATTTCAAGTTAAAGAAGGTGGTACTGGCGATTTTATATTGCTTCAAGGCGTTACAATAAATGTTAACGGTAAAAAAACAGAATCAGGTAGAAGTGTTGTATCAAAACGATTTATTGATGCAGAAAATCCCATTGGTGAATGGAATTCTATTGTTATTACTTGTAAAGATGGCTTCATTGAACAAAAACTTAACGGAACATTAGTTAATTCTGGCACAGACGTTTCTGTTTTAAATGGCAGAATTCTGCTGCAATATGAAGGATTTCCTATTGATTTTCGAAACATTGAAATCATGAGTCTTTAA
- a CDS encoding B12-binding domain-containing radical SAM protein, which yields MKTNLLLITPPFTQLNTPYPATTYLKGFLNTKNIGAFQMDLGIEVILNLFSKETFSALFDLAFDTNQIKTENAQRIYTLKDNYLQPLDDIIAFLQGKKPSFARQICSDNFLPQASRFEQLDDLDWAFGSMGLQDKAKHLATLYLEDLSDFIIECIDSNFGFSRYAERLGLSANSFDELYANLQEETTYIDDITLNILDDTLKKIQPKLVCFSVPFPGNLYSAFRCAQHIKTNYPNIKIAMGGGFPNTELRSVSDVRVFEFFDFITLDDGELPIELLYNHVCHTERSRSESSEFKRTFLLENGKVVYKNNSTKPDYKQSDIGTPDYSDLLLDQYISVIEIANPMHSLWSDGRWNKLTMAHGCYWGKCTFCDISLDYIKIYEPIAAKLLVDRMEQLISQTQETGFHFVDEAAPPSLMKALSLEIIKRKLTVTWWTNIRFEKNFTKDLCLLLKASGCIAVSGGLEVASDRLLKLIDKGVTVEQVAQVTRNFTEVNIMVHTYLMYGYPTQTVKETIDSLEMVRQLFEVGVLQSGFWHQFALTAHSPIGLKPEAYNIIPNYKDIKFANNDIDFTDTTGIDHNQFSFGLKKSLFNYMHGIGFDLPLQDWFDFKIPDTSIHQDFIYDSLETPVTFNIKPNAKIVWLGNMPLVNAFSKKKKHLLELTFHNTSNSFSIVTDKDKGNWFLDRLETSLSPYNDRLQSFSQLKTDFETQFEDFELFWFSKPMLVLRENGLLVL from the coding sequence TTGAAGACAAACCTTTTACTCATAACGCCACCGTTTACGCAATTAAACACACCGTATCCTGCTACCACCTACTTAAAAGGATTTTTAAACACCAAAAATATTGGCGCGTTTCAAATGGATTTGGGTATTGAAGTGATTCTCAATTTATTTTCAAAAGAAACATTTTCAGCACTTTTTGATCTGGCTTTTGATACCAATCAAATTAAAACTGAAAACGCCCAAAGAATCTACACGCTAAAAGACAATTATTTACAACCGTTAGATGATATTATAGCCTTTTTACAAGGTAAAAAACCAAGTTTTGCCAGACAAATTTGTTCAGATAACTTTTTACCACAAGCCTCTCGATTTGAACAATTAGACGATTTAGATTGGGCGTTTGGTTCTATGGGTTTACAAGACAAAGCGAAACACTTAGCAACCTTATATCTGGAAGATTTATCCGATTTTATTATTGAATGTATCGACTCCAATTTTGGCTTTAGTCGGTATGCTGAACGTTTAGGTTTAAGTGCCAATTCGTTTGATGAATTGTACGCCAATCTTCAAGAAGAGACCACTTACATAGACGATATCACCTTAAATATTTTAGACGATACACTAAAAAAGATACAGCCAAAATTGGTTTGCTTTTCGGTGCCGTTTCCTGGTAATTTATACAGCGCATTTCGTTGTGCACAACATATTAAAACCAACTACCCGAACATAAAAATTGCCATGGGTGGCGGATTTCCAAATACAGAATTACGTTCGGTTTCTGATGTACGCGTTTTTGAGTTTTTCGATTTTATAACACTTGATGATGGTGAATTGCCTATTGAACTACTGTACAACCATGTTTGTCACACTGAGCGCAGTAGAAGTGAGTCTAGTGAATTTAAACGCACCTTTCTTTTAGAAAACGGCAAAGTCGTTTATAAAAACAACAGCACAAAACCAGACTACAAACAAAGTGATATTGGCACACCTGATTATTCCGATTTATTATTAGACCAATATATTTCGGTTATAGAAATTGCAAACCCTATGCATAGCCTTTGGAGCGATGGCAGATGGAACAAACTCACCATGGCTCACGGTTGCTATTGGGGGAAATGTACCTTTTGTGATATTTCGTTAGACTATATAAAAATTTACGAACCCATTGCTGCCAAACTTCTGGTAGACCGTATGGAGCAACTTATTTCGCAAACCCAAGAAACCGGATTTCATTTTGTAGACGAAGCAGCTCCACCTTCATTAATGAAAGCATTATCTCTTGAAATTATAAAACGAAAACTAACGGTAACCTGGTGGACGAATATTCGTTTTGAAAAGAACTTCACCAAAGATTTATGCTTGCTACTAAAAGCTTCGGGTTGTATTGCGGTTTCTGGCGGACTCGAAGTAGCTTCAGATCGCTTATTAAAACTGATTGATAAAGGTGTTACCGTAGAGCAAGTGGCGCAAGTAACGCGTAATTTTACCGAAGTCAATATTATGGTGCACACCTATTTAATGTACGGCTACCCAACACAAACCGTTAAAGAGACCATTGATAGTTTAGAAATGGTGCGTCAGCTCTTTGAAGTTGGTGTTTTACAATCGGGGTTCTGGCATCAGTTTGCATTAACAGCACACAGCCCTATTGGATTAAAACCTGAAGCTTATAATATTATCCCAAATTACAAGGATATTAAATTTGCGAATAACGATATCGATTTTACCGACACCACAGGTATAGACCACAACCAATTTAGTTTCGGATTAAAAAAATCATTATTTAATTATATGCACGGTATTGGTTTTGATTTACCGCTGCAAGATTGGTTCGATTTTAAAATACCAGACACCAGTATCCATCAAGATTTTATTTATGACAGCTTAGAAACGCCTGTTACTTTTAATATAAAACCAAACGCTAAAATAGTTTGGCTAGGTAATATGCCTTTGGTTAACGCATTTTCTAAAAAAAAGAAACACCTTTTAGAATTAACCTTTCATAACACCAGCAACAGCTTTAGCATTGTTACCGATAAAGACAAAGGCAACTGGTTTTTAGACCGTTTAGAAACATCGCTAAGTCCTTATAACGATAGACTACAATCGTTTTCACAATTAAAAACAGATTTTGAAACCCAGTTTGAAGATTTTGAATTGTTTTGGTTCTCTAAACCTATGCTTGTTTTGAGAGAAAATGGATTGTTAGTTTTGTAA
- a CDS encoding M15 family metallopeptidase, with amino-acid sequence MRYFFKFLLFFYCFVSFAQLPKGFVYVEDIIPDINVELRYYTSNNFVGKVIDGYHSNKLILTKQTAIALKHVQEELQNNNLCLKIYDGYRPQQAVNHFIRWANDLNDTINKPIFYPDVAKENLFKADYIASRSGHSRGSTVDLTIINGNTGKPIDMGSTYDFFGEVSWVNYDNITDTQKANRKILQKVMLKYGFRNYPKEWWHFTLREEPFPNTYFDFPIK; translated from the coding sequence ATGCGTTACTTTTTTAAATTCCTATTGTTTTTTTATTGCTTTGTTTCTTTTGCACAATTGCCTAAAGGGTTTGTTTATGTTGAAGATATTATACCAGATATAAATGTAGAACTAAGGTATTATACTTCTAATAATTTCGTAGGAAAGGTTATCGATGGTTATCACTCTAATAAGCTTATCCTAACGAAGCAAACTGCAATTGCTTTAAAACACGTTCAAGAAGAATTACAGAATAATAATTTGTGTTTAAAAATATATGATGGTTATAGACCGCAACAAGCTGTTAATCATTTTATACGATGGGCAAATGATTTAAATGATACTATTAATAAGCCCATTTTTTATCCAGATGTTGCAAAGGAAAATCTTTTTAAAGCAGATTATATTGCTAGTAGATCTGGGCATAGTAGAGGCAGTACAGTAGATTTAACCATTATTAATGGTAATACGGGGAAACCTATAGATATGGGGAGTACTTATGATTTTTTCGGAGAAGTATCTTGGGTTAATTATGATAATATTACCGATACTCAGAAAGCCAATCGAAAAATATTGCAAAAAGTTATGTTGAAATACGGGTTTAGAAATTATCCTAAAGAATGGTGGCATTTTACTTTAAGAGAAGAACCTTTTCCTAACACTTATTTTGATTTCCCTATAAAATAG
- a CDS encoding MOSC domain-containing protein, whose product MKITSTNIARPTTIIWNEKEVTTGIYKTPTIEPIFLGKNDVKNDEVTDRKHHGGEFKACYLFSDNQYEYWKNLYPNLDWNWGMFGENLTVNGLDETKLFIGDIYKVGDALVQVTQPREPCFKFGVKFGNQKALNQFIEHGFSGTYVRVLEEGFVKTGDSFKRVEQAKNSITTWQFFNLLFSKEKNLEFIHLILNNDALPQSIRDKLKSFIK is encoded by the coding sequence ATGAAAATCACGTCTACTAATATAGCAAGACCAACTACCATTATTTGGAATGAAAAAGAAGTAACCACAGGTATTTATAAAACACCAACTATAGAACCTATCTTCTTAGGAAAAAACGACGTAAAAAATGATGAAGTAACCGATAGAAAACATCATGGTGGCGAATTTAAAGCCTGTTATTTGTTTTCGGATAATCAATATGAGTATTGGAAAAACCTGTACCCTAATTTAGATTGGAATTGGGGCATGTTTGGAGAAAACCTAACCGTTAATGGTTTAGATGAAACTAAACTCTTTATTGGTGATATTTATAAAGTTGGTGATGCTTTAGTACAGGTTACCCAACCTCGTGAACCTTGTTTTAAATTTGGTGTGAAGTTTGGCAATCAAAAAGCACTTAATCAATTTATTGAACATGGTTTTTCGGGAACTTATGTTCGTGTTTTAGAAGAAGGTTTTGTGAAAACAGGAGACTCGTTTAAACGCGTTGAACAAGCAAAAAACAGCATTACAACTTGGCAATTTTTTAATTTACTATTTTCAAAAGAAAAAAACCTTGAGTTTATTCATTTGATTTTAAATAATGATGCTTTACCACAAAGTATAAGAGATAAATTAAAGTCTTTTATAAAGTAA
- a CDS encoding beta-ketoacyl-ACP synthase III, with translation MYNSKIIGLGKYVPDNVVTNDDLSKMMDTNDAWIQERTGIKERRWIKKGTGDTSATMGAKAAKIAIERAGLTKDDIDFIVFATLSPDYYFPGCGVQIQDLLDMRTIGALDVRNQCSGFIYAISVADQFIKTGMYKNILVVGAEYHSNGLDKSTRGRGVTVIFGDGAGACVLSREEDSTKGILSTHLHSEGKYADKLIVASPSIAHWIPEIMESEEEDLSYFPYMDGTFVFKHAVVRFSEVIMEGLMKNGLQKEDIDMLIPHQANLRIAQFIQKKFGLQDNQVFNNIMKYGNTTAASVIIALTEAWEEGKIKEGDNVVLAAFGSGFTWGSAIIKW, from the coding sequence ATGTATAATTCTAAAATAATTGGTTTAGGTAAATATGTACCTGATAATGTGGTAACCAATGACGATTTGTCTAAAATGATGGATACCAATGATGCATGGATACAAGAACGAACAGGAATAAAAGAACGTAGATGGATAAAAAAAGGAACTGGTGATACTTCGGCAACCATGGGAGCTAAAGCTGCTAAAATAGCTATTGAACGTGCTGGTTTAACTAAAGATGATATTGATTTTATAGTATTCGCAACCTTAAGTCCCGATTATTATTTTCCTGGTTGTGGTGTACAAATTCAAGATTTGTTAGATATGAGAACCATTGGTGCTTTAGATGTTAGAAACCAATGTTCTGGTTTTATATATGCTATTTCTGTGGCAGACCAATTTATAAAAACTGGGATGTATAAAAACATTTTGGTTGTTGGTGCAGAATACCATAGTAATGGATTGGATAAATCAACACGAGGACGCGGTGTTACCGTTATTTTTGGAGATGGAGCAGGAGCTTGTGTGCTTTCTAGAGAAGAAGATTCTACTAAGGGGATTTTATCAACACATTTACATAGTGAAGGTAAGTATGCCGATAAATTAATTGTAGCATCACCAAGTATAGCGCATTGGATACCTGAAATTATGGAATCTGAAGAAGAAGATTTATCATACTTTCCTTATATGGATGGCACGTTTGTTTTTAAACATGCAGTGGTTCGCTTTAGTGAGGTAATTATGGAAGGTTTAATGAAAAATGGTTTGCAAAAAGAAGATATTGATATGTTAATTCCGCATCAAGCAAACTTGCGGATTGCACAATTTATTCAGAAAAAATTTGGATTACAAGACAATCAAGTTTTTAATAATATTATGAAGTATGGCAATACAACGGCTGCTTCTGTAATAATTGCTTTAACTGAAGCATGGGAAGAAGGTAAAATAAAAGAAGGAGATAATGTGGTATTAGCTGCTTTTGGTAGTGGTTTTACTTGGGGAAGTGCGATAATTAAATGGTAA
- a CDS encoding tRNA-dihydrouridine synthase family protein, producing MGFTLLSSPLQGFTDFRFRNAFHHYFGGIDTFYSPYIRLNGKLKIKASYQNDILPENNTTLEVIPQIITNDADEFLFVAKYVQGLGYKELNWNLGCPYPMVAKSGMGSGLICNPEKINTILERAHKETDILVSMKMRMGYENAEEILEVFPILNQYPLKNIAIHARIGKQLYKGPVDLDAFERCITNTKHKLYYNGDITSVGAFKSMQARFPSLDHFMIGRGLIADPFLPQMIKNDTTEYPKNRWDIFEEFHNTIYTQYDDYLSGPTPIKMKMLGFWEFFSQSCSNPQKTYKAIKKATNPFKYKQAVSAILNNERKNNN from the coding sequence ATGGGTTTTACATTACTTTCTTCGCCATTACAAGGGTTTACCGATTTTAGATTTCGTAATGCGTTCCATCATTATTTTGGAGGTATTGATACGTTTTATTCGCCTTATATACGGTTAAATGGCAAGTTAAAAATTAAAGCTTCCTATCAAAACGATATACTACCAGAAAACAATACCACATTAGAGGTTATACCACAAATTATTACCAATGATGCTGATGAGTTTTTGTTTGTTGCTAAGTATGTGCAAGGCTTGGGGTATAAAGAATTAAACTGGAATTTAGGATGTCCATATCCTATGGTTGCAAAATCTGGAATGGGTTCGGGGTTAATTTGCAATCCTGAAAAAATCAATACTATTTTAGAACGCGCTCATAAGGAAACCGATATTTTAGTATCTATGAAAATGCGTATGGGTTATGAGAATGCTGAAGAAATCCTGGAGGTCTTTCCTATTTTAAATCAGTACCCGTTAAAAAATATTGCGATTCATGCCAGAATAGGTAAACAATTGTACAAAGGTCCTGTAGATTTGGATGCTTTCGAACGTTGTATCACGAATACCAAACACAAATTATATTATAACGGAGACATTACAAGTGTGGGGGCTTTTAAAAGTATGCAAGCCCGTTTTCCTAGTTTAGATCATTTTATGATTGGTCGCGGATTAATTGCCGACCCATTTCTGCCGCAAATGATAAAAAATGACACCACCGAATATCCAAAAAACCGATGGGATATTTTTGAAGAATTCCACAATACCATATACACACAATACGACGACTATCTTTCCGGACCAACACCTATTAAAATGAAAATGTTAGGCTTTTGGGAATTCTTTTCGCAATCGTGTTCTAATCCTCAAAAAACATATAAAGCTATAAAAAAGGCTACTAATCCGTTTAAATATAAACAAGCGGTGAGTGCTATTTTAAATAACGAACGGAAGAACAATAATTAA